In one window of Clupea harengus chromosome 4, Ch_v2.0.2, whole genome shotgun sequence DNA:
- the LOC116220275 gene encoding delta-type opioid receptor-like translates to MLLCRPHYHSCRSNYQSKHQIAKKQRSAMREGGAINGSGVWNASATPDRLAWDIQQLLVPTLDALIMLTGTIGHSLVIFVLAGRRKRTAGPPHGTDTLLLALSASDLLLLTCLPFHTAAIALGTWPFGDFLCKAVSFLGVACSGASVFTLSALAVSRYLAVVHPTWAFGRWRTGRWLNAVVALLWVPACALAAPQFAFRAVGTSVGPLHCFAFLSDLSQRVYGTALFLMGFALPLAVIVLMYAKIYCFLRHTRRQGRAPQLERYQSQVTKTCALLVLVFTLCWLPSYVLMLMLVGDRLGTGSLHYRSFAICARLLASSSTVVNPALYVFMSHKFRQELIGLSRHRCRDCKACWDYCPGLGRDKVQPFNPVELETPPPQG, encoded by the coding sequence ATGCTCCTTTGCCGTCCTCATTACCACTCTTGTCGGTCTAATTATCAGAGTAAGCATCAGATAGCGAAAAAACAAAGATCAGCAATGAGAGAAGGGGGAGCGATTAATGGATCCGGTGTTTGGAATGCCAGTGCCACTCCAGACAGGTTGGCCTGGGACATACAGCAGCTGCTGGTGCCCACCCTGGATGCCCTCATCATGCTGACGGGCACCATCGGGCATTCTCTGGTGATCTTCGTCCTGgcggggaggaggaagaggacagcTGGGCCGCCGCACGGTACCGACACCCTGCTGCTTGCGCTCAGCGCGTCCGACCTGCTCCTGCTGACCTGCCTGCCCTTCCACACGGCCGCCATCGCCCTGGGCACCTGGCCCTTCGGCGACTTCCTGTGCAAGGCCGTCAGCTTCCTGGGCGTGGCCTGCAGCGGCGCCAGCGTCTTCACCCTGTCCGCGCTGGCCGTGTCGCGCTACCTGGCGGTGGTGCACCCGACCTGGGCATTCGGGCGCTGGCGCACTGGCCGCTGGCTAAACGCTGTGGTGGCGTTGCTCTGGGTGCCGGCGTGCGCCCTAGCGGCGCCGCAGTTCGCCTTCCGGGCGGTGGGCACCTCGGTGGGCCCCCTCCACTGCTTCGCCTTCCTGTCCGACCTGAGCCAGCGCGTCTACGGCACGGCGCTCTTCCTGATGGGTTTCGCGCTGCCGCTGGCCGTCATCGTGCTCATGTACGCCAAGATCTACTGCTTCCTGCGGCACACGCGGCGCCAGGGCCGGGCACCGCAGCTGGAGCGCTACCAGAGCCAGGTGACCAAGACGTGCGccctgctggtgctggtgttcaCGCTCTGCTGGCTGCCCTCCTACGTCCTCATGCTCATGCTGGTGGGCGACAGGCTCGGCACCGGCTCACTCCACTACCGCTCGTTTGCCATCTGCGCCCGCCTGCTGGCGTCCTCGTCCACCGTGGTCAACCCCGCGCTCTACGTTTTCATGTCGCACAAGTTCCGCCAAGAGCTGATAGGCCTGAGCAGGCACCGCTGCCGCGActgcaaagcatgctgggattACTGTCCTGGGCTGGGCCGGGACAAGGTGCAGCCGTTTAACCCCGTGGAGCTGGAGACACCGCCGCCTCAAGGATAG